ATAAGGATAAAAGCAATAAGAATCATTACCAGTTGTTGCCATGTTAATGCTGTAAATCCCGATTCTTTTAATAATTTAATGATTATATATTTAAATGAAAAATTCATTTATATTCCCTCCTCACTATTCAAATACAGCAAGAATATCATTAGTATCAACAGAAGCTCCCTTTATAACTTGAATTTCTTTAATAATTCCATCCCAAGGTGATGCAATCTCACTTTCCATTTTCATGGCTTCAAGTATAAATAAGGTGTCACCTCTTTTAACGGAATCTCCTATATTTACTTTTATATC
This window of the Clostridium cochlearium genome carries:
- a CDS encoding biotin/lipoyl-containing protein, whose amino-acid sequence is MKYMVTVNNKKYEVEVMDNSQKENLENEIKNTNEIKEPLKAPMPGTIIDIKVNIGDSVKRGDTLFILEAMKMESEIASPWDGIIKEIQVIKGASVDTNDILAVFE